The following proteins are encoded in a genomic region of Aminivibrio pyruvatiphilus:
- a CDS encoding DUF4403 family protein, translated as MKKIVAALLACALGSLAFFLVSATTEEKEVVLAPEAPPAIEKKITTAPPAESFLSVPLSISAEEAERLLGDALGNPLYNVKGQKLDDSYGESAADVLVERTGPVTVSMEDGRTCVTLPFRFESLVRWKGNILGITSSTKQEVFGGGRLRLNVKPRIDRDWMIRLDGSLSVEWKENPAITILGQKIGIARFLSSLLEERSGDLLRRAEEELNRSARLKERAREQWEKLDSPIPLTDSPRLALSVRPLAVSIPPFTAKGGVLSANLALRCLLMVSSGEPEAVSSRPPLPELSPLPPNLDPGVLVNLDAFISYGALEEFLSGRPMDPLDLPGGGSVTVEKISLFGSGEKLVAAAGISGKAPFGAPLKGKVYLAGKPVFSREEQVLRIEGVDFDEDSTRGLMRAASWVVRPLLAKEIGDALVFPLGELREKTLLSLGEAVRGRQVSDELVMDGSVGSLVLERFSLAGDGLRLSFSMGGTVSLKYTGKKEGKN; from the coding sequence ATGAAAAAAATTGTAGCTGCCCTTCTGGCATGTGCCCTCGGATCCCTTGCCTTTTTCCTCGTCTCCGCCACAACTGAGGAAAAGGAGGTCGTCCTTGCCCCGGAAGCCCCGCCGGCAATCGAGAAGAAAATAACCACGGCCCCTCCCGCCGAGTCCTTCCTCTCCGTTCCGCTGAGCATCAGTGCCGAGGAGGCGGAGCGGCTCCTCGGAGACGCCCTGGGAAACCCCCTGTACAACGTGAAGGGACAGAAACTCGACGACAGCTACGGTGAATCGGCAGCCGACGTGCTCGTGGAACGGACCGGCCCCGTGACCGTTTCCATGGAGGACGGCAGGACCTGCGTCACCCTCCCCTTCAGGTTTGAAAGCCTCGTCCGGTGGAAGGGGAACATTCTGGGCATCACCTCGAGCACGAAACAGGAAGTTTTCGGAGGAGGCAGGCTCCGTCTCAACGTGAAGCCCCGGATAGACAGGGACTGGATGATCCGTCTCGACGGTTCCCTGTCCGTTGAATGGAAGGAAAATCCGGCCATCACCATCCTCGGGCAGAAAATCGGGATAGCCCGCTTCCTGTCGTCCCTCCTCGAAGAACGTTCGGGCGACCTGCTCCGCCGCGCCGAGGAGGAGCTCAACCGCTCCGCCCGGCTGAAGGAGCGCGCCAGGGAGCAGTGGGAGAAGCTGGACTCCCCCATCCCGCTGACGGATTCTCCCCGGCTGGCCCTTTCGGTGCGGCCCCTTGCCGTATCCATTCCCCCATTTACAGCGAAGGGGGGCGTTCTTTCCGCCAACCTGGCCCTCCGCTGCCTGCTCATGGTCAGCTCCGGCGAGCCTGAGGCAGTCTCCTCCCGCCCCCCTCTTCCCGAACTCTCTCCCCTGCCTCCGAACCTCGACCCGGGGGTGCTCGTCAACCTTGACGCCTTCATATCCTACGGCGCACTGGAAGAGTTTCTCTCCGGCCGCCCCATGGACCCCCTCGACCTGCCCGGCGGAGGCAGCGTCACCGTGGAGAAGATTTCCCTTTTCGGCAGCGGGGAAAAACTGGTGGCCGCCGCGGGCATTTCGGGAAAGGCTCCCTTCGGCGCACCTTTGAAGGGAAAGGTCTACCTGGCTGGAAAGCCTGTCTTTTCCAGGGAAGAACAGGTTCTGCGCATCGAGGGGGTGGACTTCGACGAAGATTCCACCCGCGGCCTGATGCGCGCGGCGTCCTGGGTTGTCAGGCCCCTGCTGGCGAAGGAGATCGGCGATGCCCTGGTCTTCCCCCTGGGGGAGCTCCGGGAGAAAACTCTCCTTTCCCTCGGCGAAGCGGTCCGGGGACGGCAGGTCTCCGACGAACTGGTGATGGACGGCTCGGTGGGCTCCCTTGTCCTGGAGCGGTTTTCCCTGGCAGGAGACGGACTCCGGCTCTCCTTTTCCATGGGTGGAACGGTTTCCCTGAAATACACTGGCAAAAAGGAAGGGAAGAATTGA
- a CDS encoding sodium ion-translocating decarboxylase subunit beta, which translates to MEQLFEGFLALTGRQAVMMGVGAVLLYLAIVKEYEPSLLLPMGFGTLLVNIPFSSALTQMAGDHLQHGALSILFDAGIANEMFPLLIFIAIGAMIDFTPLFQNPVTFIFGITAQAGIFLTMGLALLFGFDLKEAASIGIIGAADGPTSIYVSAKFAPHLLGPISVAAYSYMALVPVIQPPVIRLLTTSEERKIPMPYHEKPVSRKMKILFPIGVTLVAGMFAPPSASLIGFLMFGNLLRESGVVDRLAKGAQNELANIVTILLGLAISATMTGERFIQPQTILILSMGLVAFILDTAVGVLSAKAINLFRKQKLNPMIGASGISAFPMSARLVQKMAAAEDRNNFILMHAVGANVSGQIGSVLAGGLLLAFLG; encoded by the coding sequence ATGGAGCAGCTTTTCGAAGGTTTTCTGGCCCTCACCGGCAGGCAGGCGGTGATGATGGGTGTAGGCGCGGTCCTGCTCTACCTGGCCATAGTAAAGGAGTATGAGCCGTCACTCCTTCTTCCCATGGGGTTCGGGACGCTGCTGGTGAACATTCCGTTCTCATCCGCCCTGACGCAGATGGCGGGGGACCACCTGCAGCACGGAGCCCTCAGTATCCTCTTCGACGCGGGCATCGCCAACGAAATGTTCCCCCTGCTGATCTTTATCGCCATCGGCGCCATGATCGACTTTACCCCCCTCTTCCAGAACCCGGTGACCTTCATCTTCGGCATTACCGCCCAGGCGGGAATTTTCCTCACCATGGGGCTGGCCCTTCTCTTCGGCTTCGACCTGAAGGAAGCGGCCTCCATAGGCATCATCGGCGCGGCGGACGGTCCCACGTCCATCTATGTTTCCGCCAAGTTCGCCCCGCACCTGCTGGGTCCCATTTCGGTGGCGGCCTATTCCTACATGGCCCTGGTCCCGGTGATCCAGCCGCCGGTGATCAGACTGCTCACCACCTCCGAAGAACGGAAGATCCCCATGCCCTACCATGAAAAGCCCGTTTCAAGGAAGATGAAAATTCTCTTCCCCATCGGGGTCACCCTCGTCGCGGGAATGTTCGCGCCCCCGTCGGCCTCCCTCATCGGTTTCCTCATGTTCGGCAACCTGCTGCGGGAGAGCGGCGTGGTTGACAGGCTCGCGAAGGGGGCCCAGAACGAACTGGCCAACATCGTCACCATCCTCCTGGGGCTTGCCATCTCGGCCACCATGACCGGGGAGCGGTTCATCCAGCCCCAGACGATCCTCATCCTCTCCATGGGACTCGTGGCCTTCATCCTGGACACGGCGGTGGGGGTGCTTTCGGCGAAGGCGATCAACCTGTTCAGGAAACAGAAGCTGAACCCCATGATCGGCGCGTCGGGCATCTCGGCCTTCCCCATGTCCGCCAGGCTCGTGCAGAAAATGGCGGCGGCGGAGGACAGGAACAACTTTATTCTCATGCATGCCGTGGGAGCGAACGTGTCGGGACAGATCGGCTCGGTGCTCGCGGGAGGACTGCTGCTGGCGTTCCTGGGGTAG
- a CDS encoding glutamine synthetase family protein, which yields MNLSAFPDFTEKSFDADFLNLLMFDISGGMRSVTIPRGYVSEAVFRDGIGFDASNYGFAKVDKSDMVAIPDRTSAFLEERDEFRTVHVICDVVSTERNTFDQYPRSVAERTAAFLREKNLAERAMMLVELEYYVFESVEYSTGLDHAGYSIGSSEGLGEEYASVPRFGPHKGYHRLPPEDRYLDFRNRTVRIMEQAGIPVKYHHHEVGASQLEIELDFMDLVRAADSVCVAKWIIRTVAEEMGLAVTFMPKPLYKMPGSGMHVHQYLEKGGKSLFPGDGLHGLSREALAYTAGLLEHSLTGSLLAFTNPGTNSYRRLVPGYEAPISATFAKGSRSAAVRIPGYLKSDEVRIEYRTGDASANIHYMLSAMVLAGADGILRNADPVAAGFDSPEAKEDKVFPLNLFSVLEGLRMDNGYLAPAFPQKLLELWTKRKTEEAEYVYNAPTPQEYELYF from the coding sequence ATGAACCTGTCAGCCTTTCCGGATTTCACGGAAAAAAGTTTCGATGCCGATTTCCTGAACCTGCTCATGTTCGACATTTCAGGGGGCATGCGCTCGGTGACCATCCCCCGGGGCTACGTCTCCGAAGCGGTCTTCCGGGACGGCATAGGCTTCGATGCCTCGAACTACGGTTTCGCCAAGGTGGACAAGTCCGACATGGTAGCCATTCCTGACAGGACTTCCGCCTTCCTCGAGGAGCGGGATGAATTCCGCACGGTGCACGTGATCTGCGACGTGGTCTCCACCGAGCGGAACACCTTTGACCAGTATCCACGGTCGGTGGCGGAGCGCACCGCAGCCTTCCTCAGGGAGAAAAACCTGGCCGAACGGGCCATGATGCTCGTGGAGCTGGAATACTACGTCTTCGAGTCGGTGGAGTACTCCACGGGACTTGACCACGCCGGCTATTCAATCGGCTCCTCCGAAGGCCTTGGAGAAGAATACGCCTCCGTTCCCCGCTTCGGTCCCCACAAGGGGTACCACAGGCTTCCCCCCGAGGATCGGTACCTCGACTTCCGGAACCGCACCGTCCGCATAATGGAGCAGGCGGGAATACCCGTGAAGTACCACCACCACGAGGTCGGTGCCTCCCAGCTCGAGATCGAGCTTGACTTCATGGATCTTGTCAGGGCCGCCGACAGCGTCTGTGTGGCCAAGTGGATCATCCGGACCGTGGCGGAGGAGATGGGCCTCGCCGTCACCTTCATGCCCAAGCCCCTCTACAAAATGCCCGGCAGCGGAATGCACGTCCACCAGTACCTCGAAAAGGGCGGAAAATCCCTCTTCCCCGGCGACGGCCTTCACGGGCTTTCCCGGGAGGCCTTGGCCTATACGGCGGGGCTCCTCGAACACAGCCTCACGGGAAGCCTTCTCGCCTTCACCAACCCCGGCACCAACAGCTACCGCCGCCTTGTCCCCGGGTACGAAGCCCCCATCAGCGCCACTTTCGCCAAGGGATCCAGAAGCGCCGCGGTCCGCATTCCGGGATACCTGAAGAGCGACGAGGTCAGGATAGAATACCGCACCGGCGACGCCTCGGCGAACATCCACTACATGCTCTCCGCCATGGTCCTCGCCGGGGCCGACGGAATCCTCAGGAACGCCGACCCCGTGGCGGCAGGGTTCGACAGCCCCGAGGCGAAGGAGGACAAGGTCTTCCCGCTGAACCTCTTCTCCGTACTCGAGGGGCTGCGGATGGACAACGGCTACCTGGCCCCCGCCTTCCCCCAGAAATTGCTCGAGCTGTGGACGAAAAGAAAGACCGAGGAGGCGGAGTACGTGTACAACGCCCCCACCCCCCAGGAGTACGAGCTGTACTTCTGA
- a CDS encoding DUF362 domain-containing protein, translating to MTDMPSAALFRCGSYEREEVEDRLDILLESLGGMGRFVLPGERVLLKPNLLSASSPEQCVTTHPEVVRAAALRVLEAGAHPFIGDSPGLDGFSSVAAKTGMAAVAGELGIPCAELDDPVPLPMAEGSVFQRVEVSRKALEAGKIINLPKLKTHAQMMLTLGVKNLFGTVVRQRKASWHYTVGLDRDVFADLHLDIARSLAPTLTIMDGIGGMEGRGPGNGRPRMFGLLAASADPLALDLRLCTLLGADLQAFPLYRSARRRNLVPKDFGTTAGDLPPDFVFEKVDIPRLDSLHLLPALLDGFGKRHLSSRPVQRPRDCIGCGKCVEVCPAKAMTRKTPNTIYIDYEKCIRCYCCQEVCPADAIGFSRGFLLRVLDFLGR from the coding sequence ATGACAGACATGCCGTCCGCGGCGCTCTTTCGGTGCGGATCCTACGAACGGGAGGAAGTGGAGGACCGTCTGGACATCCTCCTGGAATCCCTGGGAGGAATGGGCCGGTTCGTCCTTCCCGGGGAGAGGGTCCTCCTGAAGCCCAACCTCCTCTCCGCCTCGTCTCCGGAACAGTGCGTCACCACTCACCCGGAGGTGGTACGTGCAGCGGCCCTCCGGGTTTTGGAGGCGGGAGCCCATCCTTTCATCGGGGACAGCCCGGGCCTCGACGGTTTCAGCAGCGTGGCGGCAAAGACCGGCATGGCGGCCGTCGCCGGGGAACTGGGCATACCCTGCGCCGAGCTGGACGACCCCGTTCCCCTTCCCATGGCCGAGGGATCCGTCTTCCAGCGGGTGGAAGTCTCCAGGAAGGCCCTCGAAGCCGGCAAAATCATCAACCTGCCCAAGCTCAAGACCCACGCCCAGATGATGCTCACCCTGGGAGTGAAAAATCTCTTCGGCACGGTGGTCCGGCAGCGGAAGGCCTCGTGGCACTACACCGTCGGGCTGGACAGGGACGTCTTCGCCGACCTCCACCTGGACATCGCCAGAAGCCTCGCTCCGACCCTCACCATCATGGACGGCATCGGGGGCATGGAAGGCCGGGGTCCGGGGAACGGACGGCCCCGCATGTTCGGGCTCCTCGCCGCCTCCGCCGATCCGCTGGCACTGGACCTGCGCCTCTGTACCCTTCTCGGGGCGGACCTCCAGGCCTTTCCCCTGTATCGTTCCGCACGACGGCGGAACCTGGTGCCGAAAGACTTCGGAACAACTGCCGGAGACCTTCCGCCGGACTTCGTCTTTGAAAAGGTTGACATTCCGCGGCTCGATTCCCTCCATCTGCTTCCCGCCCTTCTCGACGGCTTCGGTAAGCGCCATCTTTCCTCCCGCCCCGTCCAGCGCCCCCGGGATTGCATAGGGTGCGGAAAGTGCGTGGAAGTGTGTCCGGCGAAAGCCATGACAAGAAAAACCCCAAATACCATTTACATTGATTATGAAAAATGCATACGGTGCTACTGTTGCCAGGAGGTCTGTCCTGCGGATGCCATCGGTTTTTCCAGGGGTTTTCTCCTCAGGGTTCTTGATTTCCTTGGTAGATGA
- a CDS encoding CCA tRNA nucleotidyltransferase: MKDLLSGAGEILRRLEEEGQEALLVGGMVRDLLCGLAPCDADIASDAPLPVLASLFPSGRLIGPEGMQVFLLPFGEGHCEVFPFPRGGLKDDLARRDFTVNALALRRTGEVVGSRRAMADIAARVLRFNGPASERLAEDPLRALRLARFAAVLPGFVPDPGTVRECREARPSLEKCAPERVGREIRLGMEGNPRIFLETVKECGLLDALFPGMPAREFDFSRLCRIQEGLAREGASLEVRAAALFSVPGGRSSRSDDGPSRAEEALLAWKWPARSASEAAELARHRRLPLEAPDPERTAALFEARGMPFMDSLFLLSRQYCAGEPHFRRWSENRALYVSMAVRALRDDVLPSGGEIMKKYSLAPGPFLGKLAGALKLRRLHPGLASKEDAFRYIETLLRHSGRS; the protein is encoded by the coding sequence ATGAAGGACCTTCTTTCCGGAGCGGGGGAGATTCTCCGCCGCCTGGAAGAAGAAGGGCAGGAGGCCCTCCTGGTGGGAGGCATGGTGAGGGACCTGCTCTGCGGCCTTGCTCCCTGCGATGCCGACATCGCCTCCGACGCCCCCCTGCCCGTCCTGGCTTCCCTCTTTCCGTCCGGCAGGCTGATCGGCCCCGAGGGGATGCAGGTCTTTCTCCTCCCCTTCGGGGAGGGGCACTGCGAGGTTTTCCCCTTCCCCCGGGGAGGCTTGAAAGATGATCTTGCCAGGCGGGATTTCACCGTGAACGCCCTTGCCCTCCGAAGGACGGGGGAAGTGGTGGGAAGCAGGAGGGCCATGGCCGATATTGCCGCCCGGGTTCTCCGGTTCAACGGGCCGGCATCGGAACGGCTGGCGGAAGATCCCCTCCGGGCGCTCCGGCTTGCCCGGTTCGCGGCCGTGCTTCCCGGGTTCGTTCCCGATCCCGGAACGGTCCGGGAATGCCGGGAGGCCCGCCCTTCCCTCGAAAAATGTGCCCCCGAAAGGGTGGGGAGGGAAATCCGCCTCGGCATGGAAGGGAACCCCCGGATTTTCCTGGAGACGGTGAAGGAATGCGGTCTCCTGGACGCCCTGTTTCCGGGGATGCCGGCGAGGGAGTTTGACTTCTCCAGGCTGTGCCGTATCCAGGAAGGACTGGCCCGGGAAGGGGCTTCTCTCGAAGTCCGTGCCGCCGCCCTTTTTTCGGTGCCTGGGGGGAGGTCTTCCCGGTCTGACGACGGCCCCTCCAGGGCGGAAGAGGCCCTTCTCGCCTGGAAATGGCCTGCCCGGTCAGCCTCGGAGGCTGCGGAGCTCGCCAGGCACAGGCGCCTTCCCCTGGAAGCGCCGGACCCGGAGAGGACGGCTGCCCTGTTCGAGGCACGGGGAATGCCGTTCATGGACTCCCTTTTCCTTCTCTCCCGGCAGTACTGCGCCGGAGAGCCCCATTTCCGCCGATGGAGCGAGAACAGGGCCCTGTACGTTTCCATGGCCGTACGGGCACTTCGGGACGACGTGCTCCCCTCGGGGGGCGAGATCATGAAAAAATACTCCCTTGCCCCGGGCCCCTTCCTCGGAAAGCTCGCGGGTGCACTGAAACTCCGCAGGCTGCACCCCGGCCTCGCCTCGAAAGAGGACGCCTTCCGCTATATTGAAACCCTTCTCAGGCATTCCGGCCGCTCCTGA
- a CDS encoding tetratricopeptide repeat protein: protein MKKAASWFIPMVFLVLLTASSPGEAGAAPSITEAYLASGVEAGGSPVGRVSAYDPSAKEFVAVAEVRDAEAGTAVRFVWFSSPPGRGRVRLGERTVTSPIRESSVTFHSSLSLGGNWPEGRYVVDIHLLPASRPSVSLRFDVKKGEFPGKGNGPDGKKPVPGGRETGEKTAAEKESAFRENPGSFRAALELAQAYSDMEDAASLALAVSLFRGLAAASPSDTVLAGLADAYCRSGRFGQAFDTALRRAWNPMVSPAGAVSQILLFSAVSGDPDRGIECLRSILELREDGREDVLPALAALFLERASVAGDAFERREYEKAAEDVLEEIRASFPSSVPAVSESLRLAEELERR from the coding sequence GTGAAGAAGGCTGCTTCGTGGTTCATTCCGATGGTGTTCCTTGTGCTGCTGACAGCCTCCTCTCCGGGGGAGGCGGGTGCTGCTCCCTCCATCACCGAAGCCTACCTCGCGTCCGGCGTGGAGGCCGGCGGCTCTCCGGTGGGCAGGGTCTCCGCCTACGACCCGTCGGCAAAGGAGTTCGTCGCAGTGGCGGAGGTCAGGGACGCTGAAGCCGGTACGGCCGTCCGATTCGTCTGGTTTTCCTCGCCTCCGGGCAGGGGAAGGGTCAGGCTCGGTGAGCGGACCGTCACCAGCCCCATAAGGGAATCCTCCGTGACCTTCCACTCCTCCCTCTCCCTTGGAGGGAACTGGCCCGAGGGACGGTACGTGGTGGATATCCATCTTCTTCCTGCTTCGCGGCCTTCCGTATCCCTCCGTTTTGACGTGAAAAAAGGGGAATTTCCCGGAAAGGGGAACGGCCCGGACGGAAAAAAGCCCGTTCCCGGCGGCCGGGAAACCGGGGAGAAAACAGCGGCGGAAAAGGAGTCGGCCTTCAGGGAAAATCCGGGCAGCTTCAGGGCGGCCCTGGAACTGGCGCAAGCCTATTCGGACATGGAGGACGCCGCCTCCCTGGCTCTGGCGGTCTCCCTGTTCAGGGGCCTCGCTGCAGCCTCTCCGTCGGACACTGTCCTGGCAGGACTCGCGGACGCCTACTGCAGGTCCGGCCGGTTCGGCCAGGCCTTCGACACCGCCCTCAGGAGAGCGTGGAACCCCATGGTCTCTCCGGCGGGGGCAGTCTCCCAGATTCTGCTCTTTTCTGCGGTGAGCGGCGACCCGGACAGGGGAATCGAATGCCTGCGCTCCATCCTGGAGCTCAGGGAAGACGGAAGAGAGGACGTTCTTCCCGCCCTGGCCGCCCTTTTCCTGGAAAGAGCATCGGTTGCAGGAGATGCCTTCGAGCGGAGGGAGTATGAAAAAGCAGCCGAAGACGTGCTCGAAGAGATCCGGGCATCCTTCCCTTCATCCGTGCCCGCCGTCTCTGAATCCCTCCGCCTGGCGGAGGAGCTGGAAAGAAGATGA
- a CDS encoding PKD domain-containing protein: protein MAACRKDPFSAFSGIPPVVLLLLILAFCPAAASGADDGAILRAAERTASGVATASDEALLFMENRRVNHLAMEGKLDGETYRRVQGAYDKKNRTLAAGAAAEAGLSAEQGRKRGPFRPGTDTDVQLRGKDLTAGDVERARMAYNARVEAYLRENGLSVEKGTNWAARTETDIMPSPADMKSPGEFARAAAYINGDGGNMYASPLAAEAQGKLDGGDPVSVAEGRAYAEEMKSRVDAMKREKSSLMKQYAASADPAERSFLAAEVRKAESHQAKYIDRINRLERSIGEGAGLPPRDGGTTSLLDAARARDSGAASRRGEAAVDALSGHLTEKALKNYASTLGEIADASSSPAKRTALQKAAAETLKVLPPSRAGDVLAEMEARHGRDFAREMAAEMKKTAAAGEKTPRGDPGAKGSTLLRSAGFVSAAIGGYNALMEENRRTSGNPDYGKVALGLAWDMTLRGTAEAVTTQTAEYTKAEVERLREYYRNRGEDPDSLGVKMKIAAGAAAKGTAYGAVKGGYEFAKVAGRWTGGAIVEGAETVISLAGEALDTINVLETTSAELHAQGMAVEVQNARSVSSGRELVRELRRTASLAESLLAAMEQNVRWARSLDIWRSRTLDSLRGRADRLSGLPSLVKAMERGAKHWGPALKKTESDSAGLLRRIDGLRKDLASGSPPAGLEAGIATAAEDHARNRALFEKTLEEMDVLGKVSEAEELLFALEEDRAALREAAALSREGAAAMKRNREAWQSALSEFDRVRKALRRGYAHFFEKNGVPGWLVIGRDEQAAVPPGKKLPGDFGSWLETLLRMEGSILSDLKKIPAPDGKAGKEAEEASRRARTLAGELLPRARAARGALEASEEALGALLAAAASAPRIPVLALTVPGEGKPGQNLAFSAVTENVPPSAVIRWDFGDGTAGEGPSAVHAYSREGLYRGSAVLLLEGKQAARKDFSVKVVSAGAGTQPGVLPAVPGVHERIQALFGLSGIPEGERKSREDVPNGYYLNTEIFSSECFLVYLTPDGKEIRTAFKGAKSMPGPGPNRLAAIAGTLAYSRKKLVVGFFNDGKALRERSPAEVFSGGTVVNYSVSDLRQAPDAEEAKRFHRARFGLDGAMTAEHLKALGITILEKGSLRLSRKGPASGDEFGTWVYGAVEGDFLLNFSVNRWSVRPDNWSPPAFDPDGAALAIAEMLLPK, encoded by the coding sequence GTGGCTGCCTGCCGTAAAGATCCTTTCTCCGCTTTTTCCGGGATACCGCCGGTCGTCCTGCTTCTCCTGATTCTTGCCTTTTGTCCCGCCGCGGCCTCCGGGGCCGACGACGGGGCGATCCTCCGGGCGGCTGAAAGGACTGCATCGGGCGTCGCTACGGCTTCCGACGAAGCGCTGCTTTTTATGGAGAACAGGCGGGTGAACCACCTGGCCATGGAGGGGAAGCTGGACGGGGAGACCTACAGGAGGGTCCAGGGTGCCTACGATAAAAAGAACCGTACCCTCGCCGCGGGAGCGGCGGCGGAGGCGGGGCTCTCGGCGGAGCAGGGGCGGAAGAGGGGGCCTTTCCGTCCGGGAACGGATACGGACGTGCAGCTCCGGGGAAAAGACCTGACCGCCGGAGACGTGGAACGGGCGAGGATGGCCTATAACGCCCGGGTGGAGGCCTATCTCCGGGAGAACGGCCTTTCCGTTGAAAAAGGAACCAACTGGGCCGCCAGGACGGAGACGGACATCATGCCCTCCCCGGCGGACATGAAGAGCCCGGGGGAATTCGCACGGGCTGCCGCCTACATCAACGGCGACGGGGGAAACATGTACGCCTCCCCCCTCGCTGCCGAAGCCCAGGGAAAACTCGACGGGGGGGATCCTGTGAGCGTCGCCGAGGGAAGGGCCTACGCCGAGGAGATGAAATCCCGGGTCGATGCCATGAAGCGGGAGAAATCCTCCCTGATGAAACAATACGCGGCCTCCGCGGACCCCGCGGAGCGGAGCTTCCTCGCCGCGGAGGTCCGCAAGGCGGAATCCCATCAGGCGAAGTACATCGACCGCATCAACAGGCTGGAGCGCAGCATCGGGGAAGGGGCCGGCCTTCCTCCCCGGGACGGGGGAACCACTTCACTCCTGGACGCCGCGAGAGCACGGGATTCCGGAGCGGCCTCCAGGAGAGGGGAAGCGGCGGTGGACGCCCTCAGCGGTCATCTTACGGAGAAGGCACTGAAAAACTACGCTTCCACCCTGGGAGAGATCGCGGATGCATCTTCCAGCCCCGCAAAACGGACGGCGCTTCAGAAGGCTGCCGCGGAAACACTGAAGGTGCTGCCTCCCTCCCGGGCCGGAGACGTCCTTGCGGAAATGGAGGCCAGGCACGGCAGGGATTTCGCCCGGGAAATGGCGGCGGAGATGAAAAAGACGGCTGCCGCGGGGGAAAAGACTCCACGGGGAGATCCCGGGGCGAAGGGGAGCACCCTCCTTCGGTCGGCGGGGTTCGTCTCCGCCGCCATCGGCGGGTACAACGCCCTGATGGAAGAGAACCGGCGCACCTCGGGAAACCCGGACTACGGAAAGGTCGCCCTGGGCCTCGCCTGGGACATGACTCTCCGGGGAACGGCCGAAGCGGTCACCACCCAAACGGCCGAATATACGAAGGCCGAGGTGGAACGGCTCCGGGAGTATTACAGAAACCGCGGAGAAGACCCCGACAGCCTCGGCGTGAAAATGAAGATCGCCGCCGGGGCCGCGGCGAAGGGAACCGCCTACGGTGCAGTGAAGGGCGGCTACGAGTTTGCCAAAGTTGCGGGCCGCTGGACCGGCGGCGCCATCGTCGAGGGGGCGGAAACGGTCATATCCCTTGCCGGAGAGGCTCTCGACACCATCAACGTCCTCGAAACCACCTCCGCCGAGCTCCACGCCCAGGGGATGGCGGTGGAGGTGCAGAATGCCCGGTCCGTTTCCTCGGGGAGGGAGCTTGTGCGGGAGCTCCGGAGAACGGCATCCCTGGCGGAGTCCCTCCTCGCGGCCATGGAGCAGAATGTGCGCTGGGCCCGGTCTCTCGACATATGGAGAAGCCGGACGCTGGACTCCCTCCGGGGAAGGGCGGACCGGCTCTCCGGACTTCCTTCCCTGGTGAAGGCCATGGAGAGGGGCGCGAAACACTGGGGGCCGGCACTGAAAAAAACCGAGTCCGACAGTGCAGGGCTCCTCCGGAGGATCGATGGGCTCAGAAAGGACCTTGCCTCCGGGAGCCCGCCCGCCGGGCTGGAGGCGGGCATAGCCACGGCGGCGGAGGACCATGCCCGGAACCGGGCCCTGTTTGAAAAAACCCTTGAGGAGATGGATGTTCTCGGGAAGGTTTCGGAGGCGGAGGAGCTTCTTTTCGCACTGGAGGAGGACCGGGCGGCCCTCCGGGAGGCGGCGGCGCTCTCCCGGGAGGGAGCGGCGGCCATGAAGCGGAACCGGGAGGCGTGGCAGTCCGCCCTCTCGGAGTTCGATCGGGTCAGAAAGGCGCTCCGGAGGGGATACGCCCACTTCTTTGAAAAGAACGGCGTCCCCGGGTGGCTGGTCATCGGAAGGGACGAGCAGGCCGCAGTCCCTCCCGGGAAAAAACTCCCCGGGGATTTCGGCTCCTGGCTCGAGACCCTCCTGCGCATGGAGGGGAGCATCCTGTCCGACCTGAAAAAAATCCCGGCCCCCGACGGAAAGGCAGGAAAGGAAGCGGAGGAAGCCTCGCGAAGAGCCCGTACCCTTGCAGGGGAGCTCCTTCCCCGTGCCCGGGCGGCCCGCGGGGCTCTCGAGGCTTCCGAAGAAGCCCTCGGCGCCCTTCTCGCCGCCGCAGCGTCGGCTCCCCGGATTCCTGTTCTTGCCCTGACCGTCCCTGGGGAGGGAAAACCGGGGCAGAATCTCGCGTTCTCCGCCGTAACGGAAAATGTCCCCCCGTCCGCCGTCATCAGGTGGGATTTCGGCGACGGAACGGCGGGGGAAGGCCCCTCGGCGGTCCATGCATACTCCAGAGAGGGACTCTACCGGGGATCGGCGGTCCTTCTCCTTGAGGGGAAACAGGCAGCCCGGAAGGACTTTTCCGTGAAAGTGGTTTCAGCCGGCGCCGGGACCCAGCCGGGAGTTCTTCCTGCCGTTCCCGGCGTCCACGAAAGGATCCAGGCTCTTTTCGGCCTGTCCGGCATCCCGGAAGGTGAACGGAAGAGCAGGGAGGACGTACCGAACGGGTATTACCTCAACACCGAGATTTTCAGCTCCGAGTGTTTCCTGGTGTACCTCACCCCCGACGGAAAGGAGATCAGGACCGCCTTCAAGGGGGCGAAGAGTATGCCCGGTCCCGGGCCCAACCGCCTGGCAGCCATCGCGGGAACCCTGGCCTACAGCAGGAAAAAACTGGTGGTCGGCTTCTTCAATGACGGAAAAGCGCTCAGGGAAAGGTCGCCTGCGGAGGTCTTTTCCGGCGGAACGGTAGTCAATTATTCCGTCTCTGATCTCCGCCAGGCTCCCGACGCCGAAGAAGCGAAGCGGTTCCACAGGGCCCGTTTCGGCCTTGACGGGGCCATGACGGCGGAGCACCTGAAAGCCCTGGGAATCACAATCCTGGAGAAAGGTTCCCTCCGGCTTTCGAGAAAGGGTCCCGCCTCCGGGGATGAGTTCGGCACATGGGTCTATGGTGCGGTGGAAGGGGACTTTCTCCTGAACTTTTCCGTCAACCGGTGGTCGGTGAGGCCCGATAACTGGAGCCCTCCGGCGTTCGACCCGGACGGGGCGGCGTTGGCCATTGCGGAGATGCTGCTGCCGAAGTGA